In candidate division WOR-3 bacterium, a single window of DNA contains:
- a CDS encoding 4Fe-4S dicluster domain-containing protein has protein sequence MIDLRKSDPQFKWEIIKKEGGEGLLKCFGCSDCAASCPVRYFDERYNPRKIIRFTLLGMKDMVLKSPFLWFCAHCHACTERCPQGIRVAELINAIKNYAVEQGYCPEGYKMQLDLLMKMGRLYEVEDFDLKKRQRLGLPPIDKTIPDVAKILAATNIIKVLKK, from the coding sequence ATGATAGATTTAAGAAAAAGTGACCCGCAGTTCAAGTGGGAGATTATCAAAAAAGAAGGTGGCGAAGGTCTGCTCAAATGCTTCGGATGCAGCGATTGCGCTGCCAGCTGTCCGGTCAGGTACTTTGACGAGCGCTATAACCCGCGTAAGATAATCCGATTTACTCTCCTGGGCATGAAGGATATGGTCCTGAAATCACCATTCCTTTGGTTCTGCGCACATTGCCATGCTTGTACAGAACGCTGCCCGCAGGGTATCAGAGTTGCCGAACTGATCAATGCGATAAAAAACTACGCGGTAGAGCAGGGATACTGTCCTGAGGGATACAAGATGCAGCTCGACCTGCTGATGAAAATGGGCCGGCTCTACGAAGTAGAGGATTTTGACCTGAAGAAACGCCAACGTCTCGGTCTACCACCGATTGACAAAACAATACCTGATGTCGCCAAGATATTGGCAGCCACAAACATCATCAAGGTCTTGAAGAAATGA
- a CDS encoding CoB--CoM heterodisulfide reductase iron-sulfur subunit B family protein yields MSKYAIFLGCTVPVRAQHYELSARNVATQLGIELVEMSGASCCGFPLKAVDAETALLVAARNISLASRLKTDIVTLCNSCTAMLSDAQAQLSNEEFHSKFKQVGLSYPHEVRVRHFVRMLYEDIGIEKIGKVVKKSLKPLKIMPHYGCHYMRPSTLYGFDNVEVPHTLDELVNVTGAESVNYADKKMCCGGSVLGVDEKLAITMANHKLSIAKENGVDAIVSICPFCTVMYEDNQRKAEAQFEKQYGIPVLYYPQLLGLSLGLDANAVGLKFNRIKPDNIIDKLTR; encoded by the coding sequence ATGAGCAAGTACGCTATCTTCCTGGGCTGCACTGTTCCTGTCCGGGCACAACACTATGAACTCAGTGCTCGCAATGTCGCCACGCAACTCGGCATCGAGCTGGTTGAAATGTCCGGTGCATCGTGTTGTGGCTTTCCCTTGAAGGCGGTCGATGCAGAGACGGCGCTTCTTGTTGCTGCGCGAAACATTTCTCTTGCCAGCCGTCTCAAAACCGACATCGTCACTCTGTGCAATTCGTGCACCGCGATGCTTTCTGACGCACAAGCCCAACTCAGTAATGAAGAATTTCACAGCAAATTCAAACAAGTCGGCCTGTCGTACCCGCACGAAGTAAGGGTACGGCACTTTGTACGCATGCTGTACGAGGACATCGGAATCGAAAAGATAGGAAAAGTTGTGAAGAAATCCTTGAAACCTCTAAAGATAATGCCACACTATGGATGTCATTACATGCGACCTTCAACTCTATACGGCTTTGACAACGTCGAGGTACCACACACCCTGGACGAGCTGGTGAATGTAACCGGTGCCGAGTCTGTTAACTACGCGGATAAGAAAATGTGCTGCGGTGGCTCTGTACTCGGCGTCGACGAAAAACTAGCGATAACGATGGCCAATCACAAACTCAGTATCGCAAAAGAGAATGGCGTCGATGCGATCGTATCGATATGTCCGTTCTGCACAGTGATGTACGAAGACAATCAGCGCAAAGCTGAGGCGCAGTTTGAAAAACAATACGGAATTCCCGTGCTATATTACCCTCAACTCCTCGGATTGAGTCTTGGCCTCGATGCTAATGCCGTCGGTCTGAAGTTCAACAGGATCAAGCCCGACAACATCATAGATAAACTGACGCGGTGA
- a CDS encoding FAD-dependent oxidoreductase gives MNNKIRVLICNCHNSVKLPKIDLGPGIEVEQHDNLCNVKPQISPEEKIVIAACSPNLLEGIYPDINAEFVNIIEHVVSIGHPFEKAEQMIIAAVEKIKETEPIKKKVFEVKHKKALVIGGGIAGIEVAFQLSRNGIDVTLVEKDPFLGGTVAKLDRLYPAGTPYSHTLMPLINKLHACKNVEPLVNTVVTSVKGRPGEYAIVLNTSPRGVTECINCGKCVDVCPVEINDDGKRRKAIYYVPTHPDMYAIDFAACTKCGECVKVCPGKVDLEEKCREKDMHAGAIVVATGLNWYDVSKVEEYGYGRLSGVMKTLEFERAVASGALRPKKVAIIYCAGSRDSKHLPYCSKICCLLGLKEAKLVTDRFPETEVYVIAMDMRSYGTFEYLYNKLREKGVSFIKGKPSEVFQRDGRLVVRTEDLYTNELLEIEVDNVVLSSGFVADKETFEKLNMKLDGDFPVLFENAGLGTHDLPRGIFTAGAATFPSGVAETLIDARKASHSALSLLRVDKIETRLPQAAIDDDMCSLCRMCIGTCPYNAISVVDDKIKINEELCMGCGTCSVTCPSYASQLEGWNNKGLYAQIRALVQEGDLLAILCRWSAYNATERAAQDKLTYHENVKIVRVPCTGAVDPSHVMMALNRGAKGVLIGGCYPDACHYARGNFRARARELILRLNLASLGMDENRVRLEWIGKDEAQKFVEIVKEMNE, from the coding sequence ATGAATAACAAAATCAGAGTACTGATATGTAACTGCCATAATTCGGTTAAACTGCCGAAGATAGACCTTGGACCGGGAATAGAAGTAGAACAGCACGACAATCTATGTAATGTTAAACCGCAAATCTCCCCAGAAGAGAAAATCGTGATCGCCGCGTGCAGTCCGAACCTGCTTGAAGGAATATATCCTGACATAAATGCCGAGTTTGTGAACATAATCGAACACGTTGTGTCAATCGGACACCCCTTCGAAAAAGCAGAACAAATGATCATCGCGGCGGTTGAAAAGATCAAAGAAACCGAGCCGATCAAGAAGAAAGTATTTGAGGTCAAGCACAAGAAAGCTCTTGTTATAGGCGGTGGAATAGCCGGTATCGAAGTTGCCTTCCAGTTGAGCAGAAATGGCATAGACGTCACGCTGGTCGAAAAAGATCCATTCCTGGGTGGAACCGTAGCTAAACTTGACCGCCTTTACCCCGCGGGAACGCCGTACAGCCATACCCTCATGCCTTTGATAAACAAATTACATGCATGCAAAAATGTAGAACCCCTTGTTAATACGGTAGTCACCAGCGTAAAAGGCAGGCCCGGCGAATATGCGATCGTACTGAATACAAGCCCCCGCGGCGTGACCGAGTGCATCAATTGCGGAAAATGCGTCGATGTTTGTCCGGTCGAAATCAACGATGACGGAAAAAGAAGAAAAGCAATATACTACGTTCCCACTCATCCTGATATGTACGCAATTGATTTTGCCGCATGCACTAAGTGCGGCGAGTGTGTCAAGGTCTGTCCCGGTAAAGTCGATCTCGAAGAGAAGTGCAGAGAAAAAGATATGCATGCGGGTGCAATTGTCGTAGCGACCGGTTTGAACTGGTACGATGTCAGTAAGGTGGAAGAATACGGCTACGGTCGTTTGTCGGGTGTCATGAAGACCCTTGAGTTCGAACGTGCTGTAGCATCAGGAGCGTTGCGGCCAAAAAAAGTCGCCATCATTTACTGCGCGGGTTCCCGTGACTCCAAGCATCTGCCCTATTGTTCTAAGATATGCTGCCTTCTGGGTCTGAAAGAGGCTAAATTAGTCACTGACCGTTTTCCGGAAACAGAAGTCTATGTGATCGCGATGGACATGAGAAGCTACGGCACATTTGAATATCTCTACAACAAACTCCGTGAGAAGGGCGTATCATTCATCAAGGGCAAACCCTCCGAGGTCTTCCAGCGCGATGGCCGTCTCGTTGTCCGAACCGAAGACCTCTACACAAACGAACTTCTTGAAATCGAGGTAGACAATGTAGTTTTGAGCTCAGGATTTGTAGCCGACAAGGAAACCTTTGAAAAATTGAACATGAAACTCGACGGTGATTTCCCAGTATTGTTCGAAAATGCCGGGCTCGGCACCCATGATTTGCCGAGGGGTATCTTCACTGCTGGAGCAGCCACGTTCCCGTCTGGGGTTGCGGAAACACTGATCGACGCGCGCAAGGCATCACACTCGGCCCTTAGCCTCCTCCGAGTAGATAAGATCGAAACAAGACTGCCCCAGGCGGCGATCGACGATGACATGTGCAGCCTCTGCCGTATGTGTATCGGCACCTGCCCTTACAATGCGATCTCAGTCGTCGACGACAAGATCAAAATCAATGAAGAATTATGCATGGGCTGTGGGACCTGTTCTGTTACCTGCCCGTCGTATGCAAGCCAATTGGAAGGATGGAATAACAAAGGTCTCTATGCACAAATACGTGCCCTTGTTCAGGAAGGAGACCTGCTGGCAATACTATGCCGCTGGTCGGCATACAATGCAACTGAAAGAGCTGCGCAGGACAAGCTGACCTACCACGAGAATGTTAAGATAGTCCGTGTCCCCTGTACCGGTGCAGTCGATCCCTCCCACGTCATGATGGCATTGAACAGAGGAGCAAAAGGAGTACTGATCGGTGGATGTTACCCAGATGCCTGCCACTACGCTCGTGGTAATTTCAGGGCTAGGGCTCGCGAGTTAATTCTCCGGCTCAATTTAGCCTCACTCGGAATGGACGAGAACCGCGTAAGGCTCGAGTGGATAGGCAAAGATGAAGCACAAAAATTCGTTGAAATCGTGAAGGAAATGAACGAGTGA
- a CDS encoding oxidoreductase, with translation MAKPLVAFYWCASCGGCEESVVDLAEDILKVVDAVEFRLFPVAMDFKYSDVEALPDKGLAVSFINGAIRTGEQKHLAELLRKKSQLVVAYGACAHLGGIPGLANVANRKEIFETAYKNTPSTYNPKGIYPQTVTETKYGKLTLPEIFDTVQTLDQTIDVDYYLPGCAPPPDLVMKAITAILEGNLPAKGSVLTSEKALCETCERNKTKPDKLAIKDIKRISHVIADPEKCFLADGIICLGPATRGGCGERCINANMPCRGCFGPTREVKDMGARFMSGLASIIDVDDEAEVEKIAQSVIDPIGLFYMYSLPSSIINRKQGV, from the coding sequence ATGGCTAAGCCATTAGTCGCATTTTACTGGTGTGCCTCCTGCGGTGGCTGCGAAGAATCGGTCGTTGATCTTGCTGAAGATATACTGAAGGTCGTCGATGCAGTAGAATTTAGGCTCTTCCCGGTTGCCATGGATTTCAAATACTCAGACGTTGAGGCACTACCGGACAAAGGACTTGCAGTTAGTTTTATCAACGGCGCAATTCGCACCGGAGAGCAGAAACACCTCGCGGAATTGCTTCGCAAGAAATCGCAGCTCGTTGTTGCTTATGGTGCCTGTGCACATCTGGGTGGCATTCCAGGATTAGCAAATGTGGCAAATCGAAAAGAGATCTTTGAAACCGCCTATAAGAATACACCATCCACTTACAACCCCAAAGGAATTTATCCGCAGACCGTGACCGAAACCAAGTACGGTAAATTGACTTTACCTGAGATATTCGATACTGTTCAGACATTGGACCAGACGATCGACGTCGACTATTATCTTCCCGGATGCGCACCTCCACCAGACCTGGTCATGAAAGCGATAACGGCAATACTGGAAGGCAATCTTCCGGCAAAAGGTTCTGTGCTAACTTCTGAAAAAGCCCTTTGTGAAACCTGCGAGAGGAACAAAACGAAACCGGACAAGCTGGCAATCAAAGATATCAAAAGGATATCACACGTTATCGCAGATCCTGAAAAGTGTTTCCTTGCCGATGGCATCATCTGCCTGGGACCGGCTACGCGCGGCGGTTGCGGCGAGCGCTGCATAAACGCCAACATGCCATGTCGCGGCTGTTTTGGTCCGACCCGGGAAGTCAAGGACATGGGTGCGAGATTCATGTCCGGTCTCGCATCGATTATCGATGTCGATGATGAGGCTGAAGTGGAAAAGATCGCCCAATCGGTCATCGATCCAATCGGCTTGTTCTACATGTATTCTTTGCCGAGTTCAATAATCAACCGAAAGCAGGGGGTTTAG
- a CDS encoding Ni/Fe hydrogenase subunit alpha, translating into MYKEITIDPVTRLEGHGKIDIFLDDKGDVAHACIQIPELRGYERFAIGRLAEEMPRITETICGVCPTAHHTCSGKALDDLYGVEPPPAARKIREMVYNTFMFEDHNLHFYFLGGPDFIVGPAAPKAERNIVGVIGKVGLEAGKKVIDIRKRARNIIQTMGGRVVHPVHCLPGGVSKPMTKEMQQEFKKTAEDSVEFAKFTLQAFDDIVLKNKAYVDLIVGDIYKHQTYYMGLVDDNNRVNFYDGWIRVVDPDGKEFAKFKAQDYLDHIAEGVESWTYIKFPYLKNVGWKGFVDGKESGVYRVAPLGRLNVSDGMATPLAQEHYQRFYDTLGGKPVHNTLATHWARLIEAMQAAESMVALINDPEILDPNVRNMDFQTPKKGIGVIEAPRGTLFHHYETDERGRLTKANLIVATVNNSAAINMSVEKAARGLIKGGKVDDGLLNMVEMAFRAYDPCFACATHTVDGRVPLEINIYDNEQRVVKSIKTH; encoded by the coding sequence ATGTACAAAGAAATCACAATAGATCCGGTTACCCGTCTTGAGGGTCACGGAAAAATCGATATCTTCCTCGACGACAAGGGGGATGTTGCCCACGCCTGCATTCAAATCCCTGAATTGCGAGGATACGAGCGGTTCGCGATCGGCCGTCTTGCCGAAGAAATGCCACGCATCACCGAAACGATATGCGGTGTATGTCCAACCGCGCATCATACGTGTTCGGGGAAAGCGCTCGATGATCTGTACGGTGTAGAACCCCCACCCGCGGCCAGAAAAATCCGGGAAATGGTCTATAACACATTTATGTTTGAGGACCACAACCTGCACTTCTATTTCCTTGGCGGGCCAGACTTCATTGTCGGCCCAGCCGCACCAAAGGCCGAGCGTAATATTGTCGGAGTCATCGGCAAGGTCGGACTCGAAGCCGGGAAGAAAGTGATCGACATAAGAAAACGGGCGAGAAACATCATCCAGACCATGGGTGGCAGGGTCGTACATCCTGTGCATTGTTTGCCCGGCGGCGTTTCCAAACCCATGACAAAAGAAATGCAGCAGGAATTCAAGAAAACCGCTGAGGACTCGGTTGAATTCGCGAAATTCACGCTGCAGGCGTTTGACGATATCGTCTTAAAAAACAAAGCATACGTGGACCTGATAGTCGGCGATATCTATAAGCACCAAACCTACTACATGGGTTTGGTTGACGATAATAACAGGGTTAATTTCTACGACGGCTGGATCCGCGTCGTCGACCCGGATGGTAAGGAATTCGCAAAGTTCAAGGCTCAGGACTATCTGGATCACATTGCCGAAGGTGTTGAATCATGGACGTACATAAAATTCCCTTATCTGAAGAACGTCGGTTGGAAGGGCTTTGTTGACGGCAAGGAAAGCGGTGTTTACAGGGTCGCACCATTGGGCAGGTTGAATGTATCGGACGGTATGGCAACACCTCTTGCTCAGGAACATTATCAGAGATTCTATGATACTCTGGGCGGAAAACCCGTGCACAATACTCTAGCAACACACTGGGCTCGGTTGATCGAAGCGATGCAGGCTGCAGAAAGCATGGTCGCACTGATAAATGACCCGGAAATACTGGATCCCAATGTCCGCAACATGGACTTTCAGACCCCAAAGAAGGGAATCGGTGTTATCGAAGCGCCGAGGGGCACGTTGTTCCATCATTATGAGACCGACGAAAGAGGCAGGCTGACAAAAGCCAACCTGATAGTGGCGACAGTGAACAATTCAGCAGCGATCAATATGTCGGTCGAAAAGGCCGCACGCGGTTTGATCAAAGGTGGAAAAGTCGACGATGGCCTTCTCAATATGGTTGAAATGGCTTTCCGTGCTTACGATCCATGCTTTGCTTGCGCCACTCACACGGTAGATGGCCGTGTGCCGCTCGAAATAAACATTTACGATAACGAGCAAAGAGTAGTTAAATCTATAAAGACACACTGA
- a CDS encoding hydrogenase maturation protease: MGISKRSLVFGIGNPYRCDDAVGIRVAQEIARQIKNPDIDVKWGSIDGVAILDEVVGYERVIFIDSVKTGKGKPGDIYKIKHASEENTASFSSHGINFLTALRFGEKFKLKMPVQIDIYAIEITDNTSFSEECTEEVARSITQAAQIVMEEINEYRN; encoded by the coding sequence ATGGGAATATCAAAACGTAGCCTTGTTTTTGGTATAGGCAATCCGTATCGCTGTGATGATGCGGTTGGTATCAGAGTAGCGCAGGAAATCGCAAGGCAAATCAAGAATCCAGACATTGACGTCAAATGGGGAAGCATCGACGGTGTCGCCATACTCGATGAAGTCGTTGGCTACGAAAGAGTGATCTTCATCGACTCGGTGAAAACCGGCAAAGGAAAGCCTGGCGATATCTACAAGATCAAACATGCCTCTGAAGAAAATACAGCATCATTTTCCTCCCACGGCATCAATTTTCTCACTGCACTAAGGTTCGGAGAAAAATTCAAACTCAAGATGCCCGTGCAAATAGACATCTACGCGATTGAAATCACAGACAATACTTCATTCAGCGAAGAATGCACCGAAGAAGTGGCAAGAAGCATAACACAAGCAGCACAGATAGTTATGGAAGAAATAAATGAATACCGCAATTGA
- a CDS encoding anaerobic ribonucleoside-triphosphate reductase activating protein gives MIRSIIETSLVDWDGKLTTVLFFDKCNFMCPFCQNWELILHPERFPVIEWTRIETILLSKKSWIDGVVLTGGEPLAQTKEVFDITRRIKALGFLVKIDTNGAYPEILHEMIEKGLVDYVAMDIKAPLDDRYDSAAGRKIDLAAIERSISMLMRGQTDYEFRTTCVPRIINTRTIAEIGKRIQEAKRWFLQRYVPENAYKKEYRNLRQISGADVSEVLRIAQQYVTNAKWRGKET, from the coding sequence ATGATACGTTCGATCATCGAAACATCTCTTGTAGACTGGGACGGCAAACTGACAACCGTGCTTTTCTTCGATAAGTGTAATTTCATGTGTCCGTTCTGCCAGAACTGGGAATTAATATTGCATCCGGAAAGATTCCCTGTTATCGAGTGGACTCGGATCGAAACCATTCTTCTTTCAAAGAAATCATGGATTGACGGCGTAGTACTCACTGGCGGCGAACCGCTTGCGCAAACAAAAGAAGTCTTTGACATTACCCGCAGAATCAAGGCATTGGGTTTTCTCGTGAAAATCGATACAAATGGCGCCTATCCAGAAATCCTGCACGAAATGATCGAGAAAGGTCTGGTCGACTATGTTGCAATGGACATCAAAGCACCGCTTGATGACAGGTACGACAGCGCCGCCGGCAGAAAGATCGACCTTGCCGCCATAGAGCGGTCTATTAGCATGCTGATGAGAGGTCAAACTGACTACGAATTCCGCACAACCTGCGTGCCCCGTATCATCAACACGCGAACGATCGCGGAGATCGGGAAGCGCATCCAGGAAGCAAAAAGATGGTTTTTACAGCGATATGTTCCGGAAAACGCGTATAAAAAAGAATACAGGAATTTGCGTCAAATATCGGGAGCCGATGTGAGTGAAGTGCTCCGGATTGCACAGCAATATGTTACAAACGCTAAATGGCGGGGCAAAGAAACTTAG